The Gouania willdenowi chromosome 7, fGouWil2.1, whole genome shotgun sequence genome includes a window with the following:
- the fam43b gene encoding protein FAM43B, with translation MLPWRRNKFVLVDDEAKTKPKSFGTGLTYHSILSSLLRSCPDLLPECPFDWVGSIFHTKRQKVELNKEEPVYNVRYLGSVVTITAKGDGCTQEAVAKIWTRSNYGDQSVKMRLTVGPQGIRMGGDKSGKKKPIHLYSLNRITYCAADPCRPKILAWIYRHQVKNMAVVLRCHAVLVSKAEKAQAIAHSLYENTTSAFSQFKRLKRQSDFRHCQQQLLGEDAVPLMPLRRLLNGQCHYRPPADNPGSTTRLSSITEEEEDEENEDRGGKGQEEVMKKPKGNKEVEQKVLTTNTDPTKLLSELDIVDIACLEQCQINFVSDNNNNMFTFMTSLV, from the coding sequence ATGCTGCCCTGGAGAAGGAATAAGTTTGTTTTGGTGGACGATGAGGCAAAGACTAAGCCCAAAAGCTTTGGTACGGGGCTGACCTACCACTCCATCCTCTCCTCGCTGCTTCGCTCCTGTCCTGACCTGCTCCCTGAATGCCCCTTTGACTGGGTGGGCAGCATCTTTCACACCAAACGGCAAAAAGTGGAACTGAATAAAGAAGAGCCGGTTTACAACGTGCGCTACCTAGGAAGCGTGGTTACCATCACAGCGAAGGGGGACGGCTGCACCCAGGAGGCTGTGGCCAAGATCTGGACCAGAAGCAACTACGGGGACCAGAGTGTGAAGATGAGGTTGACGGTTGGACCACAAGGCATCAGGATGGGAGGCGATAAATCAGGGAAGAAGAAGCCCATCCACCTTTATTCTCTGAACAGGATCACTTATTGCGCCGCTGACCCTTGTCGCCCCAAGATTCTGGCCTGGATCTATAGACACCAGGTGAAGAACATGGCAGTGGTTCTGCGGTGCCACGCCGTGCTGGTAAGCAAGGCAGAGAAGGCTCAGGCAATCGCCCACAGCCTGTACGAGAACACCACCTCCGCCTTCAGCCAGTTCAAGAGACTCAAGCGACAGAGCGACTTCCGGCATTGccagcagcagctcctgggcGAGGACGCGGTTCCTCTAATGCCCCTGAGGAGGCTCCTTAACGGCCAGTGCCACTACAGACCACCCGCTGACAACCCGGGGAGCACCACTCGTCTCTCCTCCATcacagaggaagaagaggatgaagaaAATGAAGATAGGGGTGGAAAAGGGCAAGAGGAGGTGATGAAGAAACCAAAGGGAAACAAAGAGGTAGAGCAGAAGGTTCTGACGACAAACACGGATCCGACCAAGTTACTCTCCGAGCTGGACATTGTGGACATCGCCTGTCTGGAGCAGTGCCAAATCAACTTTGTCAgtgacaataacaacaacatgtTCACATTCATGACTTCACTGGTGTGA